A stretch of the Aegilops tauschii subsp. strangulata cultivar AL8/78 chromosome 4, Aet v6.0, whole genome shotgun sequence genome encodes the following:
- the LOC141021769 gene encoding uncharacterized protein, with translation MGIKLDYASVYHPQTDRQVQRANGLIMSGMKPHLVHSLKQSNCHWVEELDSVLWGLRTTPNRSTGYTPFFMVYRAKAVLPYDISHDAPRIRMYVEKEAELDRQEDLDALEEEHDMARARSTFYQLQGRGYLGGEVRVKAYNIGDLVLCLPEKQKNKLLMKWEGPFTIAEVLAGGAYHSRNPSDDSLERNPWNVAQLRRFYG, from the coding sequence atgggcatcaagctcgactACGCTTCGGTGTACCATCCACAGACCGATAGACAAGTTCAACGGGCCAACGGATTAATCATGAGCGGCATGAAGCCTCACCTGGTCCATTCCCTGAAGCAATCTAATTGTCACTGGGTGGAGGAGCTCGACTCTGTATTATGGGGACTGCGTACTACCCCTAACCGATCAACaggatatacacctttcttcatggtgtaccgTGCAAAGGCAGTTCTCCCATATGATATCAGTCACGACGCTCCCAGAATCCGCATGTACGTGGAAAAAGAGGCCGAATTGGATCGGCAAGAAGACCTGGACGCCTTGGAAGAAGAGCATGATATGGCTCGGGCTCGCTCTACATTCTACCAGCTGCAAGGTCGGGGCTACCTGGGCGGGGAAGTTCGGGTGAAGGCATACAATATCGGTGACCTCGTCCTTTGTCTCCCTGAGAAGCAAAAGAACAAACTCTTGAtgaaatgggaaggccctttcaCAATCGCTGAAGTGCTAGCAGGAGGGGCATATCATAGTCGTAATCCATCCGACGACAGCCTCGAACGTAATCCCTGGAATGTAGCTCAGCTTCGCCGCTTCTACGGCTAG